CTACTGTCTCTGTCTTTTGTCTGTGGATACTACTCCTGTTAGAAATTACTTCTGTGTAGGGTTTTTGAAGAAATGGCTCTGTTTCTTCTCAAATTGCCACACAGAACACAAATATTCTCtctattcagtttttttttaaagatttatttatttattatgtatacggaagagggtgccagatctcattacagatggttgtcagccaccatgtgggtgctaggaattgaactcaggacctctggaagagcagttggtgctcttaacctctgagccatctctccagccctctattcAGTTTTTGAAATGTCCATTTCTCAGTGTCtccagtttttattttcctccacTGTTTCGCTCCTCTTTGCTGCTTTCCTTTCTGGGAAATGATGTCAACTTTGTCTCCTACCCTCTGTTGAGCTACCTGTTACCACAGTTGACATTTCATTCCAAGTTTTAATTAGAAGATTTCTAGTTTGGGGCCGGTGAGATGGTTCACTGAGTAAGTTTGCTTGCCCTGTAAGCTTGGAAACCCAAATTCAATTCCTgcaacccacataaaagtggaaagAGAGGACACACTCCACAGCGTTGTCTTCTGTGCTTCATACCCATCGTGGCCCGTACAAGCACACACAGGCCCTtcagtctggggctggagaggtgctcACCAGTTTCATGAAGTCTCAGGTtcgcttcccagcacccacatggtggctcacagccttctCTGGCCCTCCTGTTCCAGGTGGTCCAGGGCCTTTTCTGGCCTACTTGGGTACTgtacacatgtagtgcacatacatacatgtaaacaaaacactcacatgcataaatagaaataagtaaatttcttctttttaagcccttgggctgcagagatgacttggtggttaagaatAATGgctgtgccaggtggtggtggcacacgcctttaatcccagcactcaggaggcagagccaggccgatctctgtgagttcgaggccagcccggtctatagagtgagatccaggataggcaccaaaactatgtagagaaaccatttctcgaaaaacaaaaacaaaaacaaataaataaaaaagaatactggctgctcttccagaggacccaggtttgattcctagaacccacatgggagctcataattgtctataactccagtttcaggggatcagtTGCTCTTCTGGTTTCTataggcaccagacatacatgtaggaaaaacattcatacatacagaattcaaaaaaaaattttttttaatcttttaggtatttttgtcttttttttttttttttaaagacagagtctcactatgtagctctgactggcttggaacttgctctgtagcccaggctggccttgaattcacagagatccacctgcctctgcctcccaaatgctgggattaaaggtatgtgccactactgctggcttttaaatattcattttatagcatttgttgtttttttttttttcattagtgtTGTATGTCTTATTCTTCTGGTGATATAGTGATAGTTTGTTAGgaatgactaatttttttttttttttttttttttggtttttttgagacagggtttctctgtgtagctttgcgcctttcctggaactcacttggtagcccaggctggcctcgaactcacagagatccgcctggctctgcctcccgagtgctgggattaaaggcgtgcgccaccaccgcccggcaggaatgactaattttttttgtatagGCAATGTGTATACTTAATTCATATATGGGGAACTAAAAAACAACACTAAAAATACTATGTTGAAAGACACTCATGGGAAAGATGAACTGTGGTTAACCCACCTCATTCTCTACATGCCCAAGTTACTGAGTGTAGATGACCAGTTTATATTATTTGCCATGGATTATTCTGTTCATTATATATATGGAAACAACAATTTTTTCTTGTGATTTCAAAAATAGTATACTGGACACAacattgaaatttgtttttaaatgattgatAAATACAGAGCATCTTGTGAACAACATTCTTCTCTTAAACATATCTTCTTTTTCTGATCTCTAAGAAGCAGTAGGATCTCATTTCAGGCTTTGACCACAAATATCAAGTCTCAGCTGAATCTTAATGACATTTCTGCTCGATTGGGCAATTTTAGCTTTAGATATCTCAGTCATTTTTATGTAGAAGATGGGGAGCCAGGATTAAGAACTAATAGTCATTTGTATTAGTGGGAATAAGAGGATGTTCATGGCCTTAGCAGTTGAATAGTGCTGTGATTTCTGTCTGTGCTTAGACAGGATCACAGAGCAGTCTTTGAAACgttttctaattattctttatcaataaaaactcaggagtcaggtattggggtaagagcctgattgatcagagaaatggcagagaagCAGTCAGTGACCTccactctctccccttcctctatCCAAAAGGGATGAGCCTTTCTCTCAGCCCCTTCCTACTACTTCCGGTGTCTCTCTGTATGTCCATAGTCCTCCAAAACCACTGTGGCTAATTTTGGCTTGCTATTAGCTAGCTCTgcctctgattcaaagtaaactttattggcagtctcaaGAGTGTCAGAGTGCGAtcagaatatcccacaacaggttttgattttgttttctgccaCAGTGGCCAGATAGTGAGTCTTCTTTAATGTTGACTGCCTGtgaggtcgtgtgtgtgtgtgtgtgtgtgtgtgtgtgtgtgtgtgtgtgtgtaacaccaTGGAGAGTACTATGATCTAGGTAATCCCAGCAACCCAGTTCCTAGCAACACTGAAGCCCACATGATAGTACCAGGCCCAGCTGTCAGCAGCTgcttttctgatttaaaaataaaggagcGGGAAAGTATTGACTCAGAATCAAAAGAAACctacaagccaggtggtggtggtgcatgcctttaatcccaatactcagaaggcagaggcaggtggatctctgtgagtttgaagccagcctggtctacagagtgagttctaggacaaccagggctacacagagaaaccctgtcttgagaaagaaggaaagaaaaggaaggaaggaaagaagaaaggaaggaaggaaagaaggaaggaaggaaggaaggaaggaaggaaggaaggaaggaaggaaggaaggaagaagcttACAGCTGTATATTTAGTAATAGgaatttaagatgaaaaccacCTAAAATGGTGATGAATGAATCTTACGGATGATATACAAAGAATtacaatatttattaatatatcttTAGGTAAAAATGAACAGAGATCACCTCTGACCCATCTGTCTGGTGGCCCACTGTCCCCTAGATAGTTTCTGTTATATCCTACCTAATAGGCTTTCTGTAccccaataataggtttctccgctgatgcagtaagccagatcaagccgaactgaaaaagtaaaagaacaggtttattttgagcaaagcaactcacAGGTGAGTTCTTCAGCCCCCTGAGATTAAGGTGGGAGAAAGAGCAGGAGAAATCACATGGCTGAACTAGATCAGGATGCTCTAGTTTCATTGCctatttctgtgattaaaaaaaaaaacactcacaaAAACAACATaacagagaaagggtttatttggctcacaattccaggttacaggcATTATGTGGGGGATGTCACAGTGGCAGAAACTTGAAACAGCTAGTCACACGACAGCCAAGAGCAtagagaatgaatgcatgcatgcttatTTAGGCTCGGCCCCCTCAGCCCTTCCCCGGACTTACGCAGTTCAGGATCCCCTACCTAGGAAATGGTGCAGACCGCAGTGGGCCTTCCATATCAGTTAACATAATCAGGACAGTCTCCCATAGGCCAACACGATCCAGTCTCTCACTGATACTTTCTTCCTCTGATTCTAAACTGTGTCATTGACAAAATTAACCATTACAGTGCCCAAGGTAATGATGGTTGCTGGGATCCTCTTACCCTCCTCATTCTGAGCTGACTGCTACTAGGGGCCAAGAGGGTGGTGACAAGGCATTGCCTTTTGTACTCTCATGTGGCCATCTGGGGCCATCTGTGACTCTTCTGATGTCCCCAGGAATCTTCTTTAGCTATTTCCATCAACATATAGtagtttgtttgttattttggcTGTGAGATGAGTGTTAGTGTTTCTACTTGGCCATCTTGCTGGCATCACTCTCCAGGGACTTTTACAAatgaatgaaagacaaaaacaaaatccttattTCTAAATATGTTTTTCCACACCCTGCAGATCTGTTTACACTGAACAGGAATTTGCTCTTTCAGAGATCAGTGTCCTTCATGGATGTGACTATAGATTTCAGCAGAGAAGAATGGCAGCACCTAGACCCTGATCAAAGAAGTCTCTACCAGGATGTGATGCAGGAGACCTACAGTCACCTGCGCTCAGTAGGTAAGCAGAGTCTCCTTGTTATCTGAAAGGAAGCCTCACTGAGCATATTCTTTTCTTAGTTGGATGCCTGCTATGAGGTATCTTAAATATGtcatgttttttgtgtgtgtttaactaggattttttaaagatttatttattttgtgtgtgtgtgtgtgtgtgtgtgtgtgtgtgtgtgtgtgtgtgtgtttgcgcgcgcACAAACCATGAAagtgcagtacctgtggaggccagaagagggcatccaattCACTGAAACTGgatttataggcagttgtgagcacctAATGTTGATACTGTGAACCAAGCCTTCAAGTTAAGAACAAgggctcataactgctgagcatctctctagcccagtaaCCAGAGTACTTTATCTCCTTTATGTACTCTAAAGATTATTCTGTTCATAGAGATATGTGATTACTTAAGAACAAATTCTCATTAAACAAGAAGACTCTATGGACTGGGCTCTGAAACATGAGTAGTTGGACCCAGTCCTTTATCATTTTCTGTGACCAGGATATCAAGTTCCCAAGACAGAGGTTTTCATGCTGGAGCAAGGAAAGGAAACGTGGTCATTGCGGAATGAGAGCCCATGTCAGCACTGTGCAGGTGAGTGAGTGAGACCCATTTAGGTGGAGCCTCAgcaaagcaagagagaaaatCTCAGCTGTCTTAAGCAGGATTGGCACCTTAGGAATGCTTTTAAGATGACCTCTAGGGAAAGTTCTAAATTTTTTTGTACTGCTTGAGGACCCTTAACATTGACTTCTCAAGTAACTGAATGCCCTCTACCTGGATGACCTTTGTTATTTCTGTCTTCTTGGCTTTATAGATTCTAGAGTGTGTGCTAATCTAcctccttttttgtgtgtgtgtgagtccacATTTGAGAGGGTCTTCCtttctgcttagttgatttttctgttgttgctgttgctgttttattACTGTACTTTACTGAGGGGGCCTGCATTTAATTATAATCTTCTGTTGTAGACTTATGATATGGGGTTGGTATTCCCTTTTATCTCTTTGGCTCacatcctcctccctccctatgatggcaacatttaaaaatcatccgggcagtggtggcacacacctttaatcccagcactcaggaggcagaggcgggcagatctctgtgagtttgaggccagcctgggctacagagtgagttccaggaaaggcacaaaagctacacagagaaaccctgtctcgaaaaaccaaaaaaaaaaaaaacaacaacaacaaaaaaaaaacatccatgTTACGAAGTCTAAAATAAATTTGAGCTATATAACAGTTTATAGAAATGTCACTTTGCTCTGTGTACCTTGTTCTTTGCTTTAGTTTGTTCACATCTGCTTGTATGTAATATAGCTACCTGGCTATTTCCTCTAACGGATGTACTGTGTACCTGGATGTTTCCTGTCCATCACAACCTTCTTCATCAAATTActacccttcctttctctgtgttcaTCCTGGATAAGACATTTGTTCCCTGCTGTGTAGGCTCTGCTAGCTGTACTGCAAACTAAAATAACACGTTTCACCTTCAGAAAGGAAGTTAGCTTTACAGCAGGGGGGTCTGAAAAAAACGTCTTTGCACATTGAAGGTAGTTTTACAAATGATATTTTCTCATATTTCATTCTAGAAGAATTGCAGCAGATTGGTGACCAGAAAGAGACCTATCAGCAAATAGCAAATAGCAAATCAGCAAGTGATGTTATTTTCATCAAGAAGACACTGGATACAAAGAGTCATTATGGATATAAGACcattagaaaaataattcatgTGAATCCATACATTGTTCTTCCCCCTAAAAGACCCCACCAGTGCGACTCATTTGGGAATGATCTGAAGCATAATTTATATTTACAGAGTCATAATGAAAATAATGGGCCAAAGAGAATTAAAAGGATTCCTGAATGCAGTAAAATTTCATCCTATACCAATGCTGAACATACTGTAACAGAAGAGAAATTTTGGGACCATAATCAGTGTGGAAAAGTCATCAATTATGAACAAGTACCTTGTCAATATCCAAAATTTTATATTGGAGAGAAATCATATGAATGTGCTGAATTTGGAAAGATCTTCACCCAGAAGTCACAGTTCAAAATACATATGAAATCTCAAACAGGAGAAAAACTCTATGTATGTATTGAATGTGGGAAGGCATTTTCACAGAAGCCAGAATTCATTACACATCAGAAAACCCATACTAGAGAGAAGCCCTATAAATGCAATGACTGTGGAAAATCCTTTTTCCAAGTATCTTCTCTCTTCAGACATCAGAGGattcacactggagaaaagctctatgaATGCAGCGAGTGTGGGAAAGGCTTCTCATATAACTCAGACCTCAGTATACATCAGAAAATTCATACAGGAGAGAGACATCATGAATGCATTGACTGTGGCAAAGCATTCACACAAAAGTCCACACTCAAGATGCACCAGAAAATCCATACAGGAGAGAGGTCCTATATATGTATTGAATGTGGACAAGCTTTTATCCAGAAGACACACTTGGTTGCACACCGaagaattcacactggagaaaagccatATGGATGCAATATCTGTGGGAAATCCTTCATTTCCAAGTCACAACTGCAGGTCCATCAACGAATTCACACAAGAGTGGGGCCCTGTATATCTGCTGAATATGGGAAAATCTTCAGCAGTAGTTCCAACCTcattacacataaaaaaattcaaattagagAGAAATCTTCCATCTGCACTGAATGTGGGAAGGCCTTTACCTATAAGTCAGAATTAATCATTCACCagagaattcacactggagagaagccttatcAGTGTAGTGACTGTGGAAAAGCCTTCACCCAGAAGTCAGCTCTCACAGTGCACCAAAGAATCCACACAGGAGAAAAATCATATGTATGCATGAAATGTGGGCTTGCTTTCATCCAAAAGGCACACTTGATTGCACACCAGataattcatactggagaaaagcCTTATAAATGTGGTCACTGTGGGAAACTCTTTACTTCCAAGTCACAACTCCATGTACACAAGCGAAttcacacaggagaaaaacctTACGTGTGCAGTAAGTGTGGGAAGGCATTCACCAACAGGTCAAATCTCATCACACATCAGAAAACTCACACAGGAGAAAAATCCTATGTATGTTCAAAATGTGGAAAGGCCTTCACTCAGAGGTCAGACCTGATTACACACCAGAGAATTCATACCGGAGAGAAACCATATGGATGTGGTACCTGTGGGAAAGCCTTTACCCAGAAATCACACCTCAATATACACCAgaaaattcatactggagagagacAGTATGAATGCcatgaatgtgggaaagccttcaatCAGAAATCAATACTCATTGTTCATCAGAAAATTCATACGGGGGAGAAACCCTATGTATGTGCTGAATGTGGAAGAGCTTTCATCCGAAAGTCAAACTTCATCACCcatcaaagaattcatactggagagaaaccttatgaatgcaGTGACTGTGGGAAATCCTTTACCTCCAAATCTCAGCTCTTGGTGCACCAGCCAGTCCACACAGGTGAGAAACCGTATGTGTGTGctgaatgtgggaaagccttcagtgGTAGGTCAAATCTCAGTAAGCACCAAAAAACTCATACTGGGGAGAAACCATACGTCTGTTCTGAATGTGGGAAGACCTTCAGACAAAAGTCAGAGTTGGTAACACATCatagaattcatactggagagaagccttatgaATGTAGTGACTGTGGGAAATCTTTCACTAAGAAATCACAGCTCCAAGTGCATCAGCGAAttcacacaggagagaagccTTATGTGTGTACTGAGTGTGGGAAGGCCTTCACTGATAGGTCCAATCTGAATAAGCACCAAACAACACACACTGGAGATAAACCTTACAAGTGTTTAGTCTGTGGAAAAGGCTTTGTTCAGAAGTCAGTGCTCAGTGTGCATCAGAGTATTCACACTTAAATGGTTTGAGGAGAAACTCATTGAGGAAATGTCTTATTATAATCACTCTCTATGAAACAGAATGCAGTGTATATTATTGTAAATAAAAATGCCCATGTAGAAGTGCCACATATTACTGCTCAGAAAAGGACCTCA
The nucleotide sequence above comes from Peromyscus maniculatus bairdii isolate BWxNUB_F1_BW_parent chromosome 1, HU_Pman_BW_mat_3.1, whole genome shotgun sequence. Encoded proteins:
- the LOC102908472 gene encoding uncharacterized protein LOC102908472 isoform X1, translating into MMHRQGPQHSDLPDNSVFHSVKSGGILIPLLYGMDKPQRWRPTRIGICGSGHVPRASQGIRSVSFMDVTIDFSREEWQHLDPDQRSLYQDVMQETYSHLRSVGYQVPKTEVFMLEQGKETWSLRNESPCQHCAEELQQIGDQKETYQQIANSKSASDVIFIKKTLDTKSHYGYKTIRKIIHVNPYIVLPPKRPHQCDSFGNDLKHNLYLQSHNENNGPKRIKRIPECSKISSYTNAEHTVTEEKFWDHNQCGKVINYEQVPCQYPKFYIGEKSYECAEFGKIFTQKSQFKIHMKSQTGEKLYVCIECGKAFSQKPEFITHQKTHTREKPYKCNDCGKSFFQVSSLFRHQRIHTGEKLYECSECGKGFSYNSDLSIHQKIHTGERHHECIDCGKAFTQKSTLKMHQKIHTGERSYICIECGQAFIQKTHLVAHRRIHTGEKPYGCNICGKSFISKSQLQVHQRIHTRVGPCISAEYGKIFSSSSNLITHKKIQIREKSSICTECGKAFTYKSELIIHQRIHTGEKPYQCSDCGKAFTQKSALTVHQRIHTGEKSYVCMKCGLAFIQKAHLIAHQIIHTGEKPYKCGHCGKLFTSKSQLHVHKRIHTGEKPYVCSKCGKAFTNRSNLITHQKTHTGEKSYVCSKCGKAFTQRSDLITHQRIHTGEKPYGCGTCGKAFTQKSHLNIHQKIHTGERQYECHECGKAFNQKSILIVHQKIHTGEKPYVCAECGRAFIRKSNFITHQRIHTGEKPYECSDCGKSFTSKSQLLVHQPVHTGEKPYVCAECGKAFSGRSNLSKHQKTHTGEKPYVCSECGKTFRQKSELVTHHRIHTGEKPYECSDCGKSFTKKSQLQVHQRIHTGEKPYVCTECGKAFTDRSNLNKHQTTHTGDKPYKCLVCGKGFVQKSVLSVHQSIHT
- the LOC102908472 gene encoding uncharacterized protein LOC102908472 isoform X3; protein product: MIPRSVSFMDVTIDFSREEWQHLDPDQRSLYQDVMQETYSHLRSVGYQVPKTEVFMLEQGKETWSLRNESPCQHCAEELQQIGDQKETYQQIANSKSASDVIFIKKTLDTKSHYGYKTIRKIIHVNPYIVLPPKRPHQCDSFGNDLKHNLYLQSHNENNGPKRIKRIPECSKISSYTNAEHTVTEEKFWDHNQCGKVINYEQVPCQYPKFYIGEKSYECAEFGKIFTQKSQFKIHMKSQTGEKLYVCIECGKAFSQKPEFITHQKTHTREKPYKCNDCGKSFFQVSSLFRHQRIHTGEKLYECSECGKGFSYNSDLSIHQKIHTGERHHECIDCGKAFTQKSTLKMHQKIHTGERSYICIECGQAFIQKTHLVAHRRIHTGEKPYGCNICGKSFISKSQLQVHQRIHTRVGPCISAEYGKIFSSSSNLITHKKIQIREKSSICTECGKAFTYKSELIIHQRIHTGEKPYQCSDCGKAFTQKSALTVHQRIHTGEKSYVCMKCGLAFIQKAHLIAHQIIHTGEKPYKCGHCGKLFTSKSQLHVHKRIHTGEKPYVCSKCGKAFTNRSNLITHQKTHTGEKSYVCSKCGKAFTQRSDLITHQRIHTGEKPYGCGTCGKAFTQKSHLNIHQKIHTGERQYECHECGKAFNQKSILIVHQKIHTGEKPYVCAECGRAFIRKSNFITHQRIHTGEKPYECSDCGKSFTSKSQLLVHQPVHTGEKPYVCAECGKAFSGRSNLSKHQKTHTGEKPYVCSECGKTFRQKSELVTHHRIHTGEKPYECSDCGKSFTKKSQLQVHQRIHTGEKPYVCTECGKAFTDRSNLNKHQTTHTGDKPYKCLVCGKGFVQKSVLSVHQSIHT
- the LOC102908472 gene encoding uncharacterized protein LOC102908472 isoform X5; translated protein: MIPRSVSFMDVTIDFSREEWQHLDPDQRSLYQDVMQETYSHLRSVEELQQIGDQKETYQQIANSKSASDVIFIKKTLDTKSHYGYKTIRKIIHVNPYIVLPPKRPHQCDSFGNDLKHNLYLQSHNENNGPKRIKRIPECSKISSYTNAEHTVTEEKFWDHNQCGKVINYEQVPCQYPKFYIGEKSYECAEFGKIFTQKSQFKIHMKSQTGEKLYVCIECGKAFSQKPEFITHQKTHTREKPYKCNDCGKSFFQVSSLFRHQRIHTGEKLYECSECGKGFSYNSDLSIHQKIHTGERHHECIDCGKAFTQKSTLKMHQKIHTGERSYICIECGQAFIQKTHLVAHRRIHTGEKPYGCNICGKSFISKSQLQVHQRIHTRVGPCISAEYGKIFSSSSNLITHKKIQIREKSSICTECGKAFTYKSELIIHQRIHTGEKPYQCSDCGKAFTQKSALTVHQRIHTGEKSYVCMKCGLAFIQKAHLIAHQIIHTGEKPYKCGHCGKLFTSKSQLHVHKRIHTGEKPYVCSKCGKAFTNRSNLITHQKTHTGEKSYVCSKCGKAFTQRSDLITHQRIHTGEKPYGCGTCGKAFTQKSHLNIHQKIHTGERQYECHECGKAFNQKSILIVHQKIHTGEKPYVCAECGRAFIRKSNFITHQRIHTGEKPYECSDCGKSFTSKSQLLVHQPVHTGEKPYVCAECGKAFSGRSNLSKHQKTHTGEKPYVCSECGKTFRQKSELVTHHRIHTGEKPYECSDCGKSFTKKSQLQVHQRIHTGEKPYVCTECGKAFTDRSNLNKHQTTHTGDKPYKCLVCGKGFVQKSVLSVHQSIHT
- the LOC102908472 gene encoding uncharacterized protein LOC102908472 isoform X2, translating into MDKPQRWRPTRIGICGSGHVPRASQGIRSVSFMDVTIDFSREEWQHLDPDQRSLYQDVMQETYSHLRSVEELQQIGDQKETYQQIANSKSASDVIFIKKTLDTKSHYGYKTIRKIIHVNPYIVLPPKRPHQCDSFGNDLKHNLYLQSHNENNGPKRIKRIPECSKISSYTNAEHTVTEEKFWDHNQCGKVINYEQVPCQYPKFYIGEKSYECAEFGKIFTQKSQFKIHMKSQTGEKLYVCIECGKAFSQKPEFITHQKTHTREKPYKCNDCGKSFFQVSSLFRHQRIHTGEKLYECSECGKGFSYNSDLSIHQKIHTGERHHECIDCGKAFTQKSTLKMHQKIHTGERSYICIECGQAFIQKTHLVAHRRIHTGEKPYGCNICGKSFISKSQLQVHQRIHTRVGPCISAEYGKIFSSSSNLITHKKIQIREKSSICTECGKAFTYKSELIIHQRIHTGEKPYQCSDCGKAFTQKSALTVHQRIHTGEKSYVCMKCGLAFIQKAHLIAHQIIHTGEKPYKCGHCGKLFTSKSQLHVHKRIHTGEKPYVCSKCGKAFTNRSNLITHQKTHTGEKSYVCSKCGKAFTQRSDLITHQRIHTGEKPYGCGTCGKAFTQKSHLNIHQKIHTGERQYECHECGKAFNQKSILIVHQKIHTGEKPYVCAECGRAFIRKSNFITHQRIHTGEKPYECSDCGKSFTSKSQLLVHQPVHTGEKPYVCAECGKAFSGRSNLSKHQKTHTGEKPYVCSECGKTFRQKSELVTHHRIHTGEKPYECSDCGKSFTKKSQLQVHQRIHTGEKPYVCTECGKAFTDRSNLNKHQTTHTGDKPYKCLVCGKGFVQKSVLSVHQSIHT
- the LOC102908472 gene encoding uncharacterized protein LOC102908472 isoform X6, which codes for MDVTIDFSREEWQHLDPDQRSLYQDVMQETYSHLRSVEELQQIGDQKETYQQIANSKSASDVIFIKKTLDTKSHYGYKTIRKIIHVNPYIVLPPKRPHQCDSFGNDLKHNLYLQSHNENNGPKRIKRIPECSKISSYTNAEHTVTEEKFWDHNQCGKVINYEQVPCQYPKFYIGEKSYECAEFGKIFTQKSQFKIHMKSQTGEKLYVCIECGKAFSQKPEFITHQKTHTREKPYKCNDCGKSFFQVSSLFRHQRIHTGEKLYECSECGKGFSYNSDLSIHQKIHTGERHHECIDCGKAFTQKSTLKMHQKIHTGERSYICIECGQAFIQKTHLVAHRRIHTGEKPYGCNICGKSFISKSQLQVHQRIHTRVGPCISAEYGKIFSSSSNLITHKKIQIREKSSICTECGKAFTYKSELIIHQRIHTGEKPYQCSDCGKAFTQKSALTVHQRIHTGEKSYVCMKCGLAFIQKAHLIAHQIIHTGEKPYKCGHCGKLFTSKSQLHVHKRIHTGEKPYVCSKCGKAFTNRSNLITHQKTHTGEKSYVCSKCGKAFTQRSDLITHQRIHTGEKPYGCGTCGKAFTQKSHLNIHQKIHTGERQYECHECGKAFNQKSILIVHQKIHTGEKPYVCAECGRAFIRKSNFITHQRIHTGEKPYECSDCGKSFTSKSQLLVHQPVHTGEKPYVCAECGKAFSGRSNLSKHQKTHTGEKPYVCSECGKTFRQKSELVTHHRIHTGEKPYECSDCGKSFTKKSQLQVHQRIHTGEKPYVCTECGKAFTDRSNLNKHQTTHTGDKPYKCLVCGKGFVQKSVLSVHQSIHT
- the LOC102908472 gene encoding uncharacterized protein LOC102908472 isoform X4, with product MDVTIDFSREEWQHLDPDQRSLYQDVMQETYSHLRSVGYQVPKTEVFMLEQGKETWSLRNESPCQHCAEELQQIGDQKETYQQIANSKSASDVIFIKKTLDTKSHYGYKTIRKIIHVNPYIVLPPKRPHQCDSFGNDLKHNLYLQSHNENNGPKRIKRIPECSKISSYTNAEHTVTEEKFWDHNQCGKVINYEQVPCQYPKFYIGEKSYECAEFGKIFTQKSQFKIHMKSQTGEKLYVCIECGKAFSQKPEFITHQKTHTREKPYKCNDCGKSFFQVSSLFRHQRIHTGEKLYECSECGKGFSYNSDLSIHQKIHTGERHHECIDCGKAFTQKSTLKMHQKIHTGERSYICIECGQAFIQKTHLVAHRRIHTGEKPYGCNICGKSFISKSQLQVHQRIHTRVGPCISAEYGKIFSSSSNLITHKKIQIREKSSICTECGKAFTYKSELIIHQRIHTGEKPYQCSDCGKAFTQKSALTVHQRIHTGEKSYVCMKCGLAFIQKAHLIAHQIIHTGEKPYKCGHCGKLFTSKSQLHVHKRIHTGEKPYVCSKCGKAFTNRSNLITHQKTHTGEKSYVCSKCGKAFTQRSDLITHQRIHTGEKPYGCGTCGKAFTQKSHLNIHQKIHTGERQYECHECGKAFNQKSILIVHQKIHTGEKPYVCAECGRAFIRKSNFITHQRIHTGEKPYECSDCGKSFTSKSQLLVHQPVHTGEKPYVCAECGKAFSGRSNLSKHQKTHTGEKPYVCSECGKTFRQKSELVTHHRIHTGEKPYECSDCGKSFTKKSQLQVHQRIHTGEKPYVCTECGKAFTDRSNLNKHQTTHTGDKPYKCLVCGKGFVQKSVLSVHQSIHT